In Nitrobacteraceae bacterium AZCC 1564, the following proteins share a genomic window:
- a CDS encoding primosomal protein N' (replication factor Y) (product_source=KO:K04066; cath_funfam=3.40.50.300; cog=COG1198; ko=KO:K04066; pfam=PF00270,PF17764,PF18074,PF18319; smart=SM00487; superfamily=52540; tigrfam=TIGR00595), translating to MARRVVDVLVPVALNQAYSYRVPDGVDLNPGDVVSVPLGPRDVTAVVWAENGNPDPRLHNRLKDTGDKLDVPPLKPELRSFVDWVANYTLSARGMVLRMALRMGEHLGPERVRMGVRLVGAPPQRLTPARRRLIDLLSDGLLHAKTEAAKEAGVSAGVVDGLVDEGTLTIEPMPRELAAPAPDPSFAEPDLSPEQSAAADVLRDFASKDEFNVALLDGVTGSGKTEVYFEGVAEIIRRGKQAMILMPEIALTGQFLDRFASRFGVRPIEWHSELTPRTRARNWAAIASGDAQVVVGARSALFLPYADLGLIVVDEEHDQAYKQDEGAHYHARDMAVVRGHIAKISVVLCSATPSVESEVNARKGRYRRVALPSRFGGQHMPHIEAIDLKREGPPRGKFISPRLAEEIKIAVERKEQALLFLNRRGYAPLTLCRACGHRFACTICDAWLVDHRFRQRLVCHHCGFSMPRPHQCPQCNAEESLAAIGPGVERLQEEAAALFPEARTMVLSSDLITSIETMRAELNEIAEGRVDIIIGTQLVAKGHNFPRLNLVGVVDADLGLGNGDPRAAERTFQLLNQVIGRAGREQGRGVGYLQTHQPEHPVMKALIASDREAFYASEIESRERALYPPFGRLASFIISAGDRPTAEGFARKLAALAPLDERVQVLGPAEAPLAVIKGRYRFRLLVKSARNVDLSDYIRHWIAGAPKLTGNLKLEIDIDPQSFL from the coding sequence ATGGCAAGACGAGTTGTGGACGTTCTCGTGCCGGTCGCCCTCAACCAGGCCTATTCCTACCGCGTTCCGGATGGCGTCGATCTCAATCCGGGCGACGTTGTCAGCGTGCCGCTGGGGCCACGCGATGTGACGGCCGTGGTCTGGGCCGAGAACGGCAATCCTGATCCCCGCCTGCACAATCGACTGAAGGACACCGGCGATAAGCTGGATGTTCCGCCGCTCAAGCCGGAACTACGAAGCTTCGTGGACTGGGTTGCCAATTACACGCTGTCGGCTCGGGGAATGGTGCTGCGTATGGCGCTGCGAATGGGCGAGCATCTGGGGCCCGAACGGGTACGGATGGGCGTGCGGCTCGTGGGCGCGCCGCCGCAGCGTCTAACGCCTGCGCGGCGCCGGTTGATCGACCTTCTCTCCGACGGACTGCTGCATGCGAAGACCGAGGCGGCAAAGGAGGCAGGTGTCAGCGCTGGTGTGGTCGATGGTCTTGTCGATGAAGGCACGCTGACAATCGAGCCGATGCCGCGCGAACTTGCCGCACCGGCGCCTGATCCATCCTTCGCAGAGCCGGATCTCTCGCCTGAACAAAGCGCTGCGGCGGATGTTCTGCGGGACTTTGCTTCGAAGGACGAATTCAATGTCGCGCTGCTAGACGGCGTCACGGGATCGGGTAAGACCGAAGTCTATTTCGAGGGGGTGGCCGAAATCATCCGCCGCGGCAAGCAGGCGATGATCCTGATGCCGGAGATCGCACTGACCGGCCAGTTTCTCGATCGCTTTGCGTCGCGCTTTGGCGTCCGGCCAATCGAGTGGCATTCGGAACTGACGCCGCGGACACGCGCGCGCAACTGGGCAGCTATCGCGTCGGGAGACGCGCAGGTCGTTGTCGGTGCGCGCTCGGCACTGTTTCTGCCCTATGCCGATCTCGGACTCATCGTGGTCGATGAAGAGCACGATCAAGCTTACAAGCAGGACGAGGGCGCGCATTACCACGCGCGCGATATGGCGGTGGTTCGCGGACACATTGCGAAAATCTCCGTGGTACTGTGTTCCGCGACACCGTCAGTCGAAAGTGAAGTGAATGCACGCAAGGGCCGCTATCGTCGCGTAGCGCTGCCGTCTCGCTTCGGTGGCCAGCATATGCCTCACATCGAAGCGATTGATCTCAAGCGTGAAGGCCCTCCGCGCGGCAAGTTCATTTCGCCGCGATTGGCGGAAGAAATCAAGATCGCTGTCGAGCGCAAGGAGCAGGCGTTGCTGTTCCTCAATCGTCGCGGCTATGCACCGCTCACCTTGTGTCGCGCCTGCGGGCATCGCTTCGCCTGCACGATCTGCGACGCGTGGCTGGTGGATCATCGTTTTCGTCAGCGGCTTGTTTGCCATCACTGCGGATTCTCGATGCCACGCCCGCATCAATGCCCGCAATGCAACGCGGAGGAATCGCTCGCGGCGATCGGCCCGGGCGTGGAGCGACTGCAGGAAGAAGCAGCGGCGTTATTTCCCGAAGCGCGCACCATGGTGCTGTCGAGCGACCTGATCACGTCTATCGAGACCATGCGTGCGGAACTGAATGAGATCGCGGAGGGCCGGGTTGATATCATCATCGGCACACAACTCGTGGCCAAGGGGCATAACTTCCCGCGGCTTAATCTTGTCGGTGTCGTTGATGCCGATCTCGGGCTCGGCAATGGCGATCCACGCGCCGCGGAACGTACGTTTCAGTTACTCAATCAGGTGATCGGGCGTGCCGGCCGTGAGCAGGGGCGCGGCGTTGGTTATCTGCAGACGCATCAGCCGGAGCACCCGGTGATGAAGGCCTTGATCGCCTCGGACCGCGAGGCGTTCTACGCGAGCGAAATTGAATCGCGCGAGCGTGCGCTCTATCCGCCGTTTGGACGGCTTGCAAGTTTCATCATCTCGGCTGGCGATCGTCCCACCGCAGAAGGTTTTGCCCGAAAGCTCGCGGCCCTGGCGCCACTTGATGAGCGGGTACAGGTGCTTGGTCCAGCGGAGGCACCGCTCGCGGTGATCAAGGGGCGATATCGATTTCGCCTGCTGGTGAAGTCAGCGCGCAACGTGGATCTCTCCGACTACATACGCCATTGGATCGCAGGTGCGCCTAAGCTCACGGGCAACCTCAAGCTTGAGATCGATATCGATCCGCAAAGCTTCCTCTAG
- a CDS encoding integrase/recombinase XerC (product_source=KO:K03733; cath_funfam=1.10.150.130,1.10.443.10; cog=COG4973; ko=KO:K03733; pfam=PF00589,PF02899; superfamily=47823,56349), whose product MAKAADATGPDATTAQLTCATPDLLAEMTNWLSHLRAERRLSPKTLEAYARDLRQCLIFLSEHWGGPVTLKQFAAIEATDVRAFMSSRRADDIGGRSLMRALAGLRSFGKFLEREGKGKVGALSAIRAPKIGKSLPKPIQMDSARQMADADIRAGENREPWIWARDAAVMALLYGSGLRISEALGLKRRDVPLPGKGDVIVVTGKGNKTRMVPVLQNVLQLVQDYVAMCPHTIAPNEPIFVGARCGPLSPRIIQLTMERLRGALGLPDSATPHALRHSFATHLLSRGGDLRAIQELLGHSSLSTTQIYTGVDAERLLDVYKTAHPRA is encoded by the coding sequence ATGGCCAAAGCCGCCGACGCAACCGGCCCGGATGCGACCACAGCGCAACTGACCTGCGCGACGCCCGATCTTCTCGCCGAGATGACAAACTGGCTGTCACATTTGCGGGCGGAGCGACGACTGTCGCCGAAAACCCTTGAAGCCTATGCGCGCGACCTGCGTCAGTGCCTGATCTTTCTCAGCGAGCATTGGGGCGGCCCCGTGACGCTGAAACAATTTGCCGCCATCGAGGCAACGGACGTACGGGCATTCATGTCGTCCCGGCGCGCGGATGACATCGGCGGCCGCTCGCTCATGCGGGCGCTTGCGGGATTGCGATCATTCGGAAAGTTTCTCGAACGTGAAGGCAAGGGCAAGGTCGGCGCCCTGTCCGCGATCCGCGCCCCCAAAATCGGCAAGAGCCTGCCAAAGCCCATCCAGATGGATTCCGCGCGGCAGATGGCCGATGCAGATATTCGCGCCGGCGAAAACCGCGAACCATGGATCTGGGCGCGGGATGCTGCCGTCATGGCGCTGCTTTATGGCTCAGGCCTTCGCATCTCTGAAGCTCTCGGCCTCAAGCGTCGTGATGTGCCGCTTCCCGGCAAGGGCGATGTCATCGTCGTCACCGGCAAGGGGAACAAGACGCGCATGGTGCCGGTTCTGCAGAACGTCCTGCAACTTGTGCAGGATTATGTGGCGATGTGTCCGCACACAATCGCACCAAACGAGCCGATATTTGTCGGCGCGCGTTGCGGACCGCTCAGCCCGCGCATCATTCAGTTGACGATGGAGCGGCTACGCGGCGCTCTCGGATTACCCGACAGCGCGACCCCTCATGCGCTGCGTCATTCGTTCGCGACACATCTGCTGTCACGCGGCGGCGATCTGCGCGCGATCCAGGAATTGCTCGGGCACTCGTCCCTCTCGACCACGCAGATCTACACCGGCGTGGATGCGGAGCGCTTGCTTGATGTCTACAAGACGGCCCATCCGCGCGCGTGA
- a CDS encoding uncharacterized protein HemX (product_source=COG2959; cog=COG2959; pfam=PF14235; transmembrane_helix_parts=Outside_1_22,TMhelix_23_41,Inside_42_142,TMhelix_143_162,Outside_163_165,TMhelix_166_188,Inside_189_196) → MSAHESMEHAEHAEHASGSNKKIALLIAVIALFLAFSETLGKGAQTESISKNVEASNLWAFFQAKSIRRTVVQSISEHAKLSLGLAGDEAQKAALTKQIEDWQKTAARYRSEPETGEGSEQLAARAKHAEHDRDLAMARYHHYELASAAFQIGIVLASATIITGMIALAWVSCLLTVAGLAFTAIGLFAPHAVHIM, encoded by the coding sequence ATGAGCGCACACGAGAGTATGGAGCATGCGGAGCACGCCGAACACGCATCCGGCTCCAACAAGAAGATCGCGCTGCTGATCGCCGTCATCGCTCTGTTCCTCGCGTTTTCGGAAACGCTCGGCAAAGGCGCGCAGACCGAATCCATCAGCAAGAATGTCGAGGCCTCCAATCTCTGGGCCTTCTTCCAAGCCAAGAGCATTCGCCGCACAGTCGTCCAGTCGATCTCCGAACACGCCAAACTTAGCCTGGGCCTCGCCGGTGATGAGGCACAGAAGGCGGCGCTGACCAAGCAGATCGAGGACTGGCAGAAGACCGCAGCGCGTTATCGCTCCGAACCCGAAACCGGTGAGGGGTCTGAACAACTGGCCGCACGCGCCAAGCATGCCGAGCACGACCGCGATCTCGCCATGGCGCGGTATCATCACTACGAACTGGCTTCAGCGGCATTCCAGATCGGCATCGTGCTGGCATCAGCGACCATCATCACCGGGATGATCGCGCTGGCTTGGGTTTCGTGCTTGCTGACTGTCGCCGGATTGGCATTTACGGCAATCGGCCTGTTCGCCCCGCACGCCGTTCATATCATGTAG
- a CDS encoding hypothetical protein (product_source=Hypo-rule applied; transmembrane_helix_parts=Inside_1_6,TMhelix_7_24,Outside_25_28,TMhelix_29_46,Inside_47_52,TMhelix_53_75,Outside_76_84,TMhelix_85_107,Inside_108_175) translates to MRRLLRPLWVLLALIFLLEAWLWDRVEPIIARVVALIPLPAFKRWLAAQIDHLSPGATLIVFAVPLVLLFPLSLVEPWLLAHKYFVGATILIILHKVLGVGLIAFVFDLTRDKLLRMDWFCKLYEIVLDLRARATALVAPFKDAIRRWATRLRGRASLGFVQRLRRRMQASRSSS, encoded by the coding sequence ATGCGTCGGCTGCTTCGTCCGCTGTGGGTTCTGCTTGCGCTGATCTTTCTGCTCGAGGCTTGGCTGTGGGACCGCGTCGAGCCGATCATCGCACGCGTCGTTGCGCTGATTCCGCTTCCTGCCTTTAAGAGGTGGCTGGCGGCACAGATCGATCATCTCTCGCCTGGTGCGACGTTGATCGTATTTGCTGTGCCGCTCGTCCTGCTGTTTCCTTTGAGCTTGGTCGAGCCGTGGCTGCTGGCGCACAAGTATTTTGTCGGCGCCACGATCCTGATTATCCTGCATAAGGTTTTGGGCGTCGGTCTCATCGCGTTTGTCTTCGACTTGACGCGCGACAAGCTGTTGCGGATGGACTGGTTTTGCAAGCTCTATGAAATCGTTTTAGACCTGCGCGCCCGCGCGACCGCTTTGGTCGCGCCCTTCAAGGATGCCATCCGGCGGTGGGCGACTCGCCTGCGGGGGCGAGCGTCGCTTGGATTTGTTCAGCGCCTGCGCCGTCGCATGCAGGCGTCGCGATCGTCATCCTAG
- a CDS encoding dihydrolipoamide dehydrogenase (product_source=KO:K00382; cath_funfam=3.30.390.30,3.50.50.60; cog=COG1249; ko=KO:K00382; pfam=PF02852,PF07992; superfamily=51905,55424; tigrfam=TIGR01350) gives MASYDLVIIGTGPGGYVCAIRAAQLGMKVAVVEKWPTFGGTCLNVGCIPSKALLQASERYEEVSHMLPKMGIEVGKPKLDLSTMMKFKTDGVDGNVKGVGFLFKKNKVEPYQGTGRIVSAGKVEVKGADGKTEILETKNIVIATGSDVAKLKGVDIDEKRIVSSTGALVLDKVPEKMLVIGAGVIGLELGSVWRRLGTEVVVVEFLDRILPGMDGEVAKSFQRILEKQDMTFKLGTKVTSVDSSGKRLKAQVEAASGGKAETIEADVVLVAIGRVPYTDGLGLKEAGVVLDQRGRVQTDGHFATNVKGIYAIGDVIAGPMLAHKAEDEGIAIAEILAGQAGHTNYDVIPSVVYTSPEVASVGKTEEELKQAGVAYTVGKFPFTANARTKVNQTTDGFVKILADAKTDRVLGAHIVGAEAGEMIHEAAVLMEFGGSAEDLARTCHAHPTRSEAVKEAALAVGKRAIHM, from the coding sequence ATGGCCTCTTATGATCTCGTCATTATCGGCACCGGCCCCGGTGGTTATGTCTGCGCGATCCGCGCAGCACAGCTCGGCATGAAGGTCGCGGTTGTCGAAAAGTGGCCGACCTTCGGAGGCACGTGTCTGAATGTCGGATGTATTCCCTCGAAGGCGTTGCTGCAGGCGTCGGAGCGCTATGAGGAAGTCTCTCATATGCTGCCGAAGATGGGCATCGAAGTCGGTAAGCCGAAGCTCGACCTTTCGACCATGATGAAGTTCAAGACCGATGGTGTTGACGGCAACGTCAAGGGCGTCGGATTCCTGTTCAAGAAGAACAAGGTCGAGCCTTATCAGGGCACGGGCCGCATCGTGTCTGCAGGCAAGGTCGAGGTGAAGGGCGCTGACGGCAAAACTGAGATTCTCGAAACCAAGAACATCGTCATCGCCACGGGCTCCGACGTCGCCAAGCTCAAGGGCGTCGACATCGACGAGAAGCGTATCGTGTCGTCGACCGGCGCGCTGGTGCTCGACAAGGTGCCCGAGAAGATGCTGGTCATTGGCGCAGGCGTCATTGGCCTTGAGCTTGGCTCGGTATGGCGGCGTCTGGGAACAGAAGTGGTGGTCGTCGAATTCCTCGATCGGATCTTGCCCGGCATGGACGGCGAAGTGGCGAAGTCCTTCCAGCGCATCCTCGAGAAGCAGGACATGACCTTCAAGCTCGGCACCAAGGTGACCAGCGTCGACAGCTCAGGCAAGCGGCTGAAGGCGCAGGTCGAAGCCGCTAGCGGGGGCAAGGCGGAAACCATTGAGGCGGATGTCGTGCTCGTTGCGATCGGACGCGTGCCGTACACTGACGGCCTTGGTCTGAAGGAGGCAGGCGTTGTGCTTGATCAGCGCGGCCGCGTGCAGACCGACGGGCACTTCGCAACCAATGTGAAGGGCATCTATGCCATCGGTGACGTGATTGCGGGACCGATGCTGGCGCACAAGGCGGAAGACGAAGGCATTGCGATCGCCGAAATCCTCGCCGGCCAGGCTGGTCACACCAATTACGATGTGATCCCAAGCGTGGTGTACACATCGCCGGAAGTGGCCTCGGTCGGAAAGACTGAGGAAGAATTGAAGCAGGCTGGCGTGGCCTACACGGTTGGCAAGTTTCCGTTCACGGCGAACGCGCGCACCAAGGTCAACCAGACCACGGATGGCTTTGTGAAGATTCTTGCGGATGCAAAGACGGATCGCGTGCTCGGTGCGCACATTGTGGGCGCGGAAGCCGGCGAAATGATCCACGAAGCTGCGGTTCTCATGGAGTTCGGCGGTTCGGCAGAAGACCTTGCACGTACCTGCCATGCCCACCCGACGCGGTCTGAGGCTGTCAAGGAAGCCGCGCTTGCGGTCGGAAAACGCGCCATCCATATGTAA
- a CDS encoding NAD(P)-dependent dehydrogenase (short-subunit alcohol dehydrogenase family) (product_source=COG1028; cath_funfam=3.40.50.720; cog=COG1028; pfam=PF13561; superfamily=51735) yields the protein MDSVAVVTGGSRGIGRAAAIGAAKLGYKVVVGYASNESAAREVVSLIEASNGKAIAVKCDVGIEADIVNLFKAADEFGKLGALVNNAGVIDKTARVDEMSAERLARMMNINVVGSILCAREAVKRMSTKHGGSGGVIVNLSSVAATLGSPNLYVDYAASKGAIDTFTVGLAREVSGEGIRVNGIRPGLIDTDIHASGGEPGRAQKLAHTVPMKRVGTADEVANAIVWLMSDEASYVTGTIFDVSGGR from the coding sequence ATGGATAGCGTTGCCGTCGTAACAGGAGGCAGCCGCGGCATTGGTCGCGCTGCTGCCATTGGCGCTGCCAAGCTCGGCTACAAGGTGGTTGTTGGCTATGCCAGCAATGAGTCTGCAGCGCGTGAAGTTGTCTCTCTGATCGAAGCCAGCAACGGCAAGGCGATCGCCGTGAAATGCGATGTCGGCATCGAGGCTGACATCGTCAATTTGTTCAAAGCGGCAGACGAATTCGGCAAGCTTGGCGCACTCGTTAACAACGCAGGCGTCATCGACAAGACCGCGCGTGTCGATGAGATGTCCGCCGAGCGCCTCGCGCGGATGATGAATATCAACGTTGTTGGCAGCATTCTGTGCGCGCGTGAAGCAGTGAAGCGCATGTCGACGAAGCACGGTGGCTCAGGCGGCGTGATCGTCAACCTATCGTCGGTGGCTGCGACGCTTGGTTCACCGAACCTCTATGTCGATTACGCAGCGTCAAAGGGCGCGATCGATACGTTCACTGTCGGTCTCGCGCGCGAGGTGAGCGGGGAGGGTATCCGTGTTAACGGGATTCGTCCCGGATTGATCGACACCGATATCCATGCAAGTGGCGGTGAGCCAGGCCGCGCGCAGAAGCTTGCCCACACGGTGCCGATGAAACGCGTCGGCACGGCCGATGAAGTCGCCAATGCGATCGTCTGGCTAATGTCCGACGAAGCGTCGTATGTCACTGGTACAATTTTCGATGTGTCCGGCGGACGGTAG
- a CDS encoding 2-oxoglutarate dehydrogenase E2 component (dihydrolipoamide succinyltransferase) (product_source=KO:K00658; cath_funfam=2.40.50.100,3.30.559.10,4.10.320.10; cog=COG0508; ko=KO:K00658; pfam=PF00198,PF00364,PF02817; superfamily=47005,51230,52777; tigrfam=TIGR01347) has product MAEIRVPTLGESVTEATIGRWFKKPGDAVAVDEPLVELETDKVTIEVPAPFAGTLGEIVAKDGETVAVGALLGQITEGAGGAKPAAPAAAKAAEPAKAAPAAAAPAPAQKSPPADAPQAPSVRKLSAESGIDASTVPGSGKDGRVTKGDMLAAIEKAASSPMPVSQPAPVQVRAPSPADDAAREERVKMTRLRQTIARRLKDVQNTAAMLTTFNEVDMTNLMALRAHYKDLFEKKHATKLGFMGFFVKACVQALKEVPAVNAEIDGGDLVYKNYYHIGVAVGTDKGLVVPVVRECDHKSLADIEKSIADFGKKARDGQLKIEDMQGGTFTISNGGVYGSLMSTPILNAPQAGILGMHKIQERPVAVGGKIEIRPMMYLALSYDHRVIDGKEAVTFLVRVKESLEDPARLVLDL; this is encoded by the coding sequence ATGGCTGAAATTCGCGTTCCGACACTCGGCGAGTCCGTCACCGAGGCTACCATTGGCCGCTGGTTCAAGAAGCCCGGCGATGCGGTGGCCGTTGATGAACCGTTGGTTGAGCTCGAAACCGACAAGGTGACCATCGAAGTCCCGGCTCCGTTCGCCGGCACGCTTGGCGAGATCGTTGCCAAGGATGGCGAGACGGTTGCGGTTGGCGCGCTGCTCGGTCAGATCACGGAAGGTGCGGGCGGTGCGAAGCCGGCTGCTCCTGCCGCCGCCAAGGCTGCTGAGCCGGCAAAGGCTGCTCCCGCCGCGGCTGCTCCCGCTCCAGCGCAGAAATCTCCTCCAGCGGATGCGCCGCAGGCGCCGTCGGTGCGCAAGCTCTCCGCTGAAAGCGGCATTGATGCCTCGACCGTGCCAGGCTCCGGCAAGGATGGCCGCGTAACCAAGGGCGACATGCTCGCCGCCATCGAGAAGGCTGCGTCATCACCGATGCCGGTCAGCCAGCCGGCGCCAGTTCAGGTCCGTGCGCCGTCGCCTGCCGACGATGCTGCGCGCGAAGAACGCGTGAAGATGACGCGGCTCCGCCAGACCATCGCGCGCCGTCTCAAGGACGTGCAGAACACCGCGGCCATGCTCACGACCTTCAATGAGGTCGACATGACCAACCTGATGGCCCTGCGCGCGCACTACAAGGATCTGTTCGAGAAGAAGCACGCCACCAAGCTCGGCTTCATGGGCTTCTTCGTGAAGGCTTGCGTTCAGGCGCTCAAGGAAGTGCCGGCAGTCAACGCTGAAATCGACGGCGGTGATCTGGTCTACAAGAACTACTATCACATCGGCGTTGCGGTCGGCACCGACAAAGGTCTTGTTGTGCCGGTGGTGCGCGAATGCGATCACAAGTCGCTCGCTGATATTGAGAAGAGCATCGCGGACTTCGGCAAGAAGGCGCGTGACGGTCAGCTCAAGATCGAGGACATGCAGGGCGGCACCTTCACCATCTCGAACGGTGGTGTTTACGGCTCGTTGATGTCGACTCCGATCCTGAACGCACCGCAGGCCGGTATCCTCGGCATGCACAAGATCCAGGAACGGCCGGTTGCAGTCGGCGGAAAGATCGAAATCCGTCCGATGATGTATCTCGCGCTGTCCTACGACCACCGCGTCATTGACGGCAAGGAAGCGGTCACCTTCCTCGTCCGCGTCAAGGAGAGCCTGGAAGATCCGGCGCGCCTAGTGCTGGATCTCTGA